One region of Plasmodium vivax chromosome 7, whole genome shotgun sequence genomic DNA includes:
- a CDS encoding hypothetical protein, conserved (encoded by transcript PVX_098760A), with amino-acid sequence MSTANGEECKLMHSSPSKKKDLSNGACPAKEKEASKRKQSFNDVELEIDDDIITHLSSRICNKNVTHKILKINNLIDDQMHDYIANGRASEISESNDESDAHEGVERAHLNLRNGYAGCQHGDESSSNTISNDLPERKAISSEQVPTYELNKEVQGKSKAKGKGKGKGELLSDDPHLEEPLAEGHTHFDRIKMMNLLGENTIVYNSRDDQNNVLFLCYDEKSEQCDVCDRYRKNYMSNMHPSSCVPLRGGAAMKGDAAINGNAPINGVAATNGAAAINGTAAIDALSDYFFVLGSTSNSRKYILKQSSLDFLSVRIHIDEKKIGCRKSHDPLTLTANIAVGKGLKLLNMIKTDSELSKQIAELSKGKKVVLLVGDEVIYCNNKIYEKPKNEKEASNFLKSYNNSKCYSYSSITLIELETEKIITGIDESIINVYDMDDSVVKKILDDSSIYFCAGALKIENTHMHRYIKVIKGNIDSIFGLSLNLLFHLVNFL; translated from the coding sequence ATGAGCACGGCGAACGGCGAGGAGTGCAAACTGATGCACAGCTCCCCCAGCAAAAAGAAGGACCTAAGCAATGGCGCATGCCcagcaaaggaaaaagaagcgagCAAAAGGAAACAGTCCTTCAACGACGTCGAACTTGAAATTGATGATGACATTATCACCCACTTGTCTTCCCGCATATGcaacaaaaatgttactCATAAAATACtcaaaattaacaatttaaTAGATGACCAGATGCATGACTACATCGCGAATGGTCGAGCGTCAGAGATAAGCGAATCTAATGATGAGAGTGACGCCCACGAAGGTGTAGAAAGGGCACACTTAAATTTACGTAATGGTTATGCGGGTTGCCAACATGGGGATGAATCTTCCAGCAACACCATTTCGAATGATCTCCCCGAAAGGAAGGCCATCTCCTCAGAACAGGTGCCCACGTATGAGCTTAACAAAGAGGTGCAAGGGAAAAGCAAAGCGAAAGGGAAAGGTAAGGGAAAAGGAGAGCTCCTTTCGGATGACCCCCATTTGGAAGAACCCCTTGCGGAGGGGCACACCCACTTTGAcagaataaaaatgatgaacctGCTAGGCGAAAACACAATTGTGTATAACAGCCGGGATGACCAGAACAACGTGCTCTTCCTGTGCTACGACGAAAAGAGCGAGCAGTGTGATGTGTGCGATAGGTACaggaaaaattacatgtCCAATATGCACCCCTCCAGTTGTGTtcccctgcgggggggggcagcgatGAAGGGGGATGCCGCCATCAACGGAAACGCCCCTATCAATGGGGTTGCCGCTACCAACGGGGCTGCCGCCATCAACGGAACTGCCGCCATCGACGCCCTGAGCGACTACTTCTTCGTGCTGGGGTCGACGTCCAACTCGAGGAAGTACATCCTGAAGCAGAGCAGCCTGGACTTCCTCTCAGTGCGCATACACAtcgatgagaaaaaaatcggGTGCAGGAAAAGCCACGACCCCCTCACCCTAACGGCCAACATAGCAGTGGGGAAGGGGTTGAAGCTACTAAATATGATTAAGACGGACAGTGAACTGAGCAAACAAATTGCAGAACTAAGCAAAGGTAAAAAAGTGGTTCTATTGGTGGGAGATGAAGTCATATACTGcaataacaaaatatatgaaaagccaaaaaatgaaaaagaagctTCCAACTTCCTCAAATCCTATAACAACAGCAAATGCTACAGTTACAGTAGCATCACCCTAATCGAATtagaaacggaaaaaattatcaccGGAATTGATGAGTCCATTATTAACGTATACGACATGGACGACTCAGTGGTGAAGAAAATCCTCGACGATTCATCCATATACTTTTGCGCAGGGGcattaaaaattgaaaataccCACATGCACAGGTACATAAAAGTGATCAAAGGGAACATCGACAGCATCTTCGGCTTGTCTCTAAACCTTCTCTTTCACCTTGTCAACTTCCTGTGA